The following coding sequences are from one Collimonas arenae window:
- a CDS encoding GNAT family N-acetyltransferase — protein MEIKLTCVTPAKAEDVRRLMEHVIVASVKSDVSIHHDMIANVNKNVDYWLINPERCVHIVATLESRIVGVVLVKDFWNLCSLFVDTQFQSRGIGRMLLKAASTACKSKSPKQALFLNAAPNAIGFYEQLGFVSSESGQILPTGFRTLQMAL, from the coding sequence ATGGAGATAAAGCTGACTTGTGTAACACCAGCGAAGGCCGAAGATGTACGCCGGCTTATGGAGCATGTGATTGTTGCGAGCGTTAAAAGCGACGTGTCGATACACCATGACATGATCGCCAATGTGAACAAGAACGTGGACTATTGGCTAATTAATCCTGAGAGATGCGTCCACATCGTGGCTACCTTGGAGAGTCGGATCGTCGGTGTCGTGCTCGTGAAGGATTTCTGGAACTTATGTAGTCTCTTTGTGGATACGCAGTTTCAATCGCGAGGTATCGGTCGCATGCTGTTGAAGGCGGCCAGTACAGCTTGCAAGAGCAAAAGCCCTAAGCAAGCTCTCTTTTTGAACGCGGCACCGAACGCCATCGGATTCTATGAGCAATTGGGGTTCGTTTCTAGCGAGTCTGGGCAAATACTTCCAACGGGTTTCAGGACATTGCAGATGGCGCTATGA
- a CDS encoding DapH/DapD/GlmU-related protein translates to MTIQRTGHRYRDINTGKTIDIWFPASGAIKRRSCLAEKVGLISGDVVEVEIESLGAPAVSTEDAYLRLHLLSDRTIKPNEINLDGIFGLLPNVAWTSAGPVFPSSVDELRDRAASEYHHVTVSSVDKFPRMTDYILPEGVRIADADRVRLGAHLATGTTVMHEGFVNFNAGTLGESMIEGRVTPGVTVGRNSDVGAGSSIMGTLSGGGKSKNSIGEHSLLGANAGIGISLGDECIVEAGLYVTAGTKVKMPDGSVVAAKQLSGQSGLLFRRNSQTGAVEVLPTNSSRWGGLNTNLHSND, encoded by the coding sequence ATGACCATCCAACGAACCGGTCACCGGTACCGTGATATTAATACTGGCAAGACTATCGACATTTGGTTTCCGGCTTCTGGCGCCATTAAAAGGCGTAGCTGTCTTGCTGAGAAAGTCGGCCTTATTTCGGGTGATGTTGTTGAAGTGGAGATTGAATCACTAGGCGCGCCAGCCGTTTCCACAGAAGATGCCTATTTGCGCTTACACCTGCTTTCCGATAGAACCATAAAACCAAATGAAATCAATCTCGATGGCATCTTTGGTCTATTGCCCAATGTTGCCTGGACATCCGCCGGCCCAGTCTTCCCAAGCAGCGTCGATGAGCTACGGGATCGAGCCGCGTCTGAATATCATCATGTCACGGTGTCATCGGTCGATAAATTTCCCCGCATGACGGATTACATTTTGCCCGAAGGTGTACGAATTGCCGACGCGGACCGGGTGAGACTCGGCGCCCATTTGGCAACCGGCACAACTGTGATGCACGAGGGCTTTGTAAATTTCAACGCTGGAACGCTCGGCGAGTCAATGATCGAAGGTCGCGTGACGCCTGGCGTGACAGTTGGTAGAAATTCGGATGTGGGAGCTGGTTCATCCATCATGGGCACGCTATCCGGCGGCGGCAAGAGCAAAAATTCTATCGGAGAGCATAGTCTGCTCGGTGCGAACGCTGGCATCGGCATTTCGCTTGGCGACGAGTGTATCGTCGAGGCCGGCCTTTACGTCACCGCCGGGACAAAGGTGAAAATGCCTGATGGCAGTGTTGTGGCAGCAAAACAGTTGTCCGGTCAATCCGGCCTGTTGTTTCGGCGGAACAGCCAAACCGGTGCGGTCGAGGTTTTGCCGACCAATTCGTCCCGCTGGGGCGGCCTAAATACGAACTTGCACAGTAACGACTGA
- a CDS encoding IS1182 family transposase has translation MKRFIEGLDRSQRILLPEQLDDYVADSNPVRVVDVFVDELDLVQMGFEGTMPAQTGRPAYHPSVLLKIYIYGYLNRLQSSRRLEREAQRNVELMWLTGHLTPDFKTIANFRKDNGRAISNVCKQFVVLCQRLGLFSEALVAIDGSKFKAVNNRDRNFTSAKLQRRMEEIAASIDRYLTALDTADRQEPDRKQLTTTRLHENIAALKAQMRELEDIQLKLQKTPDQQVSQTDPDARSMKTRGTGVVGYNVQTVVDAKHHLIVAHEVTNIGSDRDQLHSMSRQAQEAIGTASLTVVADRGYFKGEEILACTQAGINVIVPKNLTSNASAEGRFGKADFIYDARANEYQCPAGERLIWRFTSKEKGLNLHRYWSSNCQQCSLKSACTPSPQRRVTRWEHESVLEAMQERLERTPKAMRIRRQTVEHPFGTIKAWMGATHFLTKTKARVSTEMSLHVLAYNMKRMINVLGVGTLMKVMSA, from the coding sequence ATGAAACGCTTCATTGAAGGGCTGGATCGCAGTCAACGCATTTTGCTTCCCGAGCAACTGGACGACTACGTTGCCGATAGCAACCCAGTGCGGGTAGTCGATGTTTTCGTCGATGAACTGGACCTGGTGCAAATGGGTTTCGAAGGAACAATGCCTGCACAAACAGGACGTCCGGCCTATCACCCATCGGTTCTTCTCAAGATTTACATCTACGGCTATCTCAATCGGCTCCAATCAAGCCGTCGCCTGGAACGAGAGGCGCAGCGTAACGTTGAACTGATGTGGCTGACAGGGCATTTGACGCCGGACTTCAAGACTATCGCCAACTTCCGCAAAGACAATGGCCGTGCCATCTCCAATGTATGCAAGCAGTTCGTCGTGCTGTGTCAGCGACTTGGCCTGTTCTCTGAAGCGCTGGTCGCTATTGACGGCAGCAAATTCAAAGCCGTCAACAACCGCGACCGCAACTTCACCAGCGCCAAGCTGCAACGGCGCATGGAAGAGATCGCAGCGAGCATTGATCGCTATCTGACAGCCCTCGACACGGCGGATCGCCAAGAGCCGGACCGCAAGCAACTCACGACAACTCGACTGCATGAGAATATCGCAGCGCTCAAGGCGCAGATGCGAGAGCTTGAAGACATCCAATTAAAACTCCAGAAGACGCCGGATCAACAAGTCTCTCAAACCGATCCTGATGCACGGTCGATGAAGACGCGTGGTACAGGCGTCGTTGGCTACAACGTACAAACGGTGGTCGACGCAAAGCATCATCTGATTGTGGCGCACGAGGTGACCAACATCGGGAGCGACCGGGATCAACTGCACTCGATGAGCCGGCAAGCGCAAGAAGCGATTGGCACCGCATCGCTGACCGTAGTTGCTGATCGTGGTTACTTCAAAGGAGAAGAGATCCTGGCGTGCACACAAGCCGGCATCAACGTGATCGTCCCGAAGAACCTGACCTCCAATGCCTCTGCTGAAGGTCGGTTTGGCAAAGCGGATTTCATTTACGACGCACGCGCCAATGAATATCAGTGTCCCGCCGGAGAGCGATTGATCTGGCGTTTCACGAGCAAAGAGAAAGGCTTGAATTTGCACCGCTATTGGAGCTCGAATTGCCAGCAGTGCTCACTCAAATCCGCATGCACGCCAAGTCCTCAACGGCGCGTGACACGATGGGAGCATGAGTCTGTACTGGAGGCCATGCAGGAGCGGTTGGAACGAACGCCGAAGGCGATGCGAATACGCCGGCAAACGGTTGAGCATCCATTCGGCACCATCAAGGCATGGATGGGTGCTACGCACTTCCTCACCAAAACCAAGGCCCGAGTGAGCACCGAGATGAGCTTGCATGTCCTGGCTTACAACATGAAGCGGATGATCAACGTGCTGGGCGTGGGAACCTTGATGAAGGTGATGAGCGCATAG
- a CDS encoding DUF4431 domain-containing protein, with the protein MGMKPRLSFIFILLLLVQMRAVLAAPANCLRYEPETVTVTGKLHRETFPGRPNYESVANGDEPETGFYMSLEPTICTVGDIGQSEVAFKSVREIQLVLNKKQYAELRPKLGAVVRLRGQLFSAFTGHHHADVLLRVSE; encoded by the coding sequence ATGGGGATGAAACCACGTCTATCTTTTATATTTATACTGCTTCTGCTCGTACAGATGAGGGCAGTGTTGGCCGCGCCCGCCAATTGCCTTCGCTACGAACCAGAAACCGTTACGGTGACTGGGAAGTTACATAGGGAGACGTTTCCTGGTCGCCCAAATTATGAAAGTGTGGCGAACGGTGACGAGCCTGAGACTGGATTTTACATGTCGCTCGAGCCGACAATTTGTACCGTTGGCGATATCGGACAAAGCGAAGTGGCGTTTAAGTCCGTTCGAGAAATTCAACTTGTGCTAAACAAGAAGCAATATGCCGAACTCAGACCAAAGCTTGGTGCAGTGGTCCGACTGCGGGGGCAATTATTTTCAGCTTTTACTGGGCATCACCATGCTGATGTACTGCTCAGAGTTTCAGAGTAG
- a CDS encoding alpha/beta hydrolase has translation MNMLRTISISAWLAMLPMAAGATVDPEVLTPVPIVQDGRLEVSSAKGEGVISIHVSRDWTQPQPAVTRAVIVIHGWPRRDLKSLELAAEQSGTAANDAILITPQFLIQADIDAHHLPADTLRWGPNAWAAGYDARGPAAISSFDALDAILARLANRQLFPALRTVVVAGHSAGGRFVQRYAAVGHGQGPLLRLGVHLSYVVANPSDYLYLTPERPIDTNRHADGASSQQCPGVNRWPYGLGGDLPRYVSQPIDPQALGRDYLARDIVYLLGTADNDPAHHQLDRSCAAEVQGTTRFDRGTLYFSYLSSRPRGEWTQRLLEVAGIGHNSVKMFSSACGRAALFDQDGCAPDPDAAAYGQAQGYQVGLPLKRQQNVVGN, from the coding sequence ATGAATATGCTTCGAACCATTTCCATATCGGCGTGGCTGGCCATGCTGCCGATGGCGGCCGGTGCCACCGTCGATCCGGAGGTGTTGACGCCGGTCCCCATCGTACAGGACGGGCGCCTGGAAGTCTCCAGCGCGAAAGGCGAAGGTGTCATATCTATCCACGTGTCGCGCGACTGGACGCAGCCGCAACCCGCAGTGACTCGTGCGGTCATCGTGATCCACGGCTGGCCCCGGCGCGACCTGAAGTCGCTGGAACTTGCCGCCGAGCAGTCCGGAACCGCGGCCAACGATGCCATCCTGATCACGCCGCAGTTCCTGATCCAGGCCGACATCGACGCACACCATCTGCCTGCCGATACCTTGCGCTGGGGGCCGAACGCTTGGGCGGCGGGCTACGACGCACGAGGACCGGCCGCCATCAGCTCCTTCGACGCACTCGACGCTATCCTCGCGCGACTGGCGAATCGCCAACTCTTCCCGGCGCTGCGCACGGTCGTGGTCGCGGGCCATTCAGCGGGCGGGCGCTTCGTCCAACGCTATGCCGCGGTCGGGCACGGCCAGGGGCCGCTCCTGCGCCTGGGCGTGCATCTGAGCTATGTGGTTGCCAACCCGTCGGACTACCTCTATCTCACGCCTGAGCGACCGATCGACACCAACCGGCATGCCGATGGTGCATCGTCACAACAATGCCCAGGCGTGAACCGCTGGCCGTACGGCCTCGGTGGCGACCTGCCTCGCTACGTCTCCCAGCCGATCGACCCGCAGGCGCTGGGGCGCGACTATCTTGCGCGCGACATCGTCTATTTGCTCGGCACGGCCGACAACGATCCGGCACACCATCAGTTGGACCGGTCTTGCGCCGCCGAGGTACAGGGCACCACCCGTTTCGACAGGGGTACTCTCTACTTTTCCTATCTGTCGTCACGCCCACGTGGTGAATGGACGCAACGGCTGCTGGAAGTAGCGGGCATCGGCCACAACAGCGTCAAGATGTTTTCCTCCGCCTGTGGTCGCGCGGCGCTGTTCGATCAGGATGGCTGCGCGCCGGACCCGGATGCCGCAGCCTATGGCCAGGCACAGGGCTACCAGGTCGGGCTGCCGCTGAAGCGCCAACAGAACGTGGTCGGCAACTAG
- a CDS encoding pentapeptide repeat-containing protein has product MAIVEPAGELDGRTLLENVNLENTDFCAANLGNIFFQSGNFEESSFSGAYLKETIFEGTLLIGTSFTNADLSNATFYLVYALGAKFVDARMENAKFMGGSFEDSDFSFANLRGSTFSADNMGGEVILCGADFSNANLEGVIFEGAIYDSDTIFPSDFSHEGHHGLTKRAP; this is encoded by the coding sequence TTGGCCATAGTTGAACCCGCCGGCGAGCTTGATGGCCGAACTCTATTGGAGAATGTAAATCTTGAAAATACAGATTTTTGTGCCGCAAACTTAGGCAATATTTTTTTCCAGTCTGGAAATTTTGAAGAGTCCTCGTTTTCAGGCGCGTACTTGAAGGAAACAATCTTTGAAGGCACGTTGCTCATTGGAACGTCCTTTACGAATGCTGATTTGTCCAATGCCACGTTTTACCTTGTGTATGCATTGGGAGCGAAGTTTGTTGATGCTCGCATGGAGAACGCAAAGTTCATGGGAGGGAGCTTTGAGGATTCAGATTTCTCGTTTGCGAATCTACGCGGCTCAACGTTCTCGGCTGACAATATGGGAGGAGAAGTCATACTTTGTGGCGCAGATTTCTCGAACGCCAATCTTGAAGGCGTCATCTTCGAAGGCGCGATTTATGACTCGGATACTATATTCCCTTCTGATTTTAGCCATGAAGGCCACCACGGCCTAACAAAGAGAGCGCCGTAA
- a CDS encoding SMI1/KNR4 family protein, with translation MPSIPNEYINYVRTKGAFEGLTRDETEPGYVALWPLEELTKNNADIEIEMYAPGFVAFGGNGGGEVLAFDATGAVFMLPLIGMESKYATRIAEDFKELTTRFEI, from the coding sequence ATGCCTAGCATTCCAAACGAATACATCAATTACGTGCGAACCAAGGGGGCATTTGAGGGATTGACTCGTGATGAAACGGAACCGGGTTACGTTGCGCTATGGCCCCTTGAAGAACTCACCAAAAACAATGCTGATATTGAAATTGAGATGTACGCTCCAGGCTTCGTTGCTTTTGGTGGGAACGGAGGTGGCGAAGTGCTAGCATTTGATGCTACCGGAGCTGTCTTCATGCTACCGTTAATTGGCATGGAGTCGAAGTATGCGACACGTATAGCAGAAGATTTTAAAGAACTGACGACTCGATTTGAAATCTGA
- a CDS encoding DUF6572 domain-containing protein — translation MTVENAGVIDAAGIAKDSGEVVLTISDHLPWHNEPEHFRFLERKIGKYLDFIQSGQLLESIPQAEGRAIRISIFCKYKPNESAAIFLRAAQQQLDEVGVGLSFATLPDGY, via the coding sequence ATGACTGTAGAGAACGCCGGCGTTATTGATGCAGCGGGTATTGCTAAGGACAGTGGCGAAGTCGTGCTTACGATTTCAGACCATTTACCTTGGCATAATGAACCTGAGCATTTTCGCTTTCTCGAAAGAAAAATCGGCAAGTATCTAGATTTCATTCAAAGCGGTCAATTGCTCGAATCTATTCCGCAAGCAGAAGGCCGCGCAATTCGAATAAGTATTTTCTGCAAATACAAACCGAATGAATCCGCCGCTATTTTCTTAAGAGCCGCTCAGCAGCAGCTAGATGAAGTTGGAGTGGGGTTGTCCTTTGCGACATTGCCGGATGGTTACTGA
- the groES gene encoding co-chaperone GroES yields MNLRPLHDRVIVKRLDQETKTASGIVLPEAAAEKPDQGEVLAVGNGKILENGNVRALAVKVGDRVLFGKYSGQAVKIDGNELLVMREEDLFAVVEGK; encoded by the coding sequence ATGAATCTTCGTCCTTTGCACGATCGCGTCATCGTCAAGCGTCTCGACCAAGAAACTAAAACTGCATCGGGTATCGTGCTGCCGGAAGCGGCTGCCGAAAAGCCGGATCAAGGTGAAGTTCTGGCCGTAGGTAACGGCAAGATTCTGGAAAACGGCAATGTCCGTGCCTTGGCAGTCAAGGTTGGCGATCGCGTTCTGTTCGGCAAATACTCGGGCCAGGCTGTCAAGATCGACGGCAATGAGCTGCTGGTAATGCGCGAAGAAGACCTGTTTGCCGTAGTCGAAGGCAAGTAA
- the groL gene encoding chaperonin GroEL (60 kDa chaperone family; promotes refolding of misfolded polypeptides especially under stressful conditions; forms two stacked rings of heptamers to form a barrel-shaped 14mer; ends can be capped by GroES; misfolded proteins enter the barrel where they are refolded when GroES binds): protein MAAKQVIFGDDARAKIVNGVNVLANAVKVTLGPKGRNVVLERSFGAPTVTKDGVSVAKEIELKDKLENMGAQLVKEVASKTSDNAGDGTTTATVLAQAIVREGFKYVAAGFNPTDLKRGIDKAVVAIVAEIKTLSKPTTTSKEIAQVGSISANSDTDIGEIIAKAMDKVGKEGVITVEDGKSLENELDIVEGMQFDRGYLSPYFINNQEKQVVALENPFVLLFDKKVSNIRDLLPILEQVAKSGRPLLIIAEDVEGEALATLVVNNIRGILKTAAVKAPGFGDRRKAMLEDIAILTGGQVIAEEVGLTLEKATLAELGQAKRIEISKENTTIIDGAGEAITIEARVKQIRAQIEEATSDYDREKLQERVAKLAGGVALIRVGAATEVEMKEKKARVEDALHATRAAVEEGVVPGGGVAFLRARANVKDLKGDNADQEAGIKIVLRAIEEPLRQIVFNAGDEPSVVINAVLAGKGNYGYNAANGTYGDLVELGVLDPAKVTRSALQNAASVAGLILTTDAMIAELPEDKSAGGMPGGMGGMGGMGGMDGMM from the coding sequence ATGGCAGCAAAACAAGTAATTTTCGGCGATGATGCACGCGCCAAGATCGTCAACGGCGTTAACGTTCTGGCTAACGCAGTCAAGGTAACTCTGGGTCCTAAGGGCCGTAACGTGGTTCTGGAGCGTAGCTTCGGCGCCCCAACCGTGACCAAGGACGGTGTTTCGGTTGCTAAAGAAATCGAACTGAAAGACAAGCTGGAAAACATGGGCGCGCAGCTCGTGAAAGAAGTTGCTTCCAAGACTTCCGACAACGCTGGTGACGGTACCACTACCGCTACCGTGCTGGCACAAGCTATCGTTCGCGAAGGCTTCAAGTACGTTGCCGCCGGTTTCAACCCGACAGATCTGAAGCGCGGTATCGACAAAGCTGTTGTCGCCATCGTTGCTGAAATCAAGACTCTGTCGAAGCCAACCACAACTAGCAAGGAAATCGCCCAAGTTGGTTCGATCTCCGCTAACTCCGACACCGACATCGGTGAAATCATTGCCAAGGCAATGGACAAGGTCGGCAAAGAAGGCGTGATCACTGTTGAAGATGGCAAGTCGTTGGAAAACGAACTGGACATCGTCGAGGGCATGCAATTCGACCGCGGCTACCTGTCGCCATACTTCATCAACAACCAAGAGAAACAAGTTGTTGCCCTGGAAAACCCGTTCGTCCTGCTGTTCGACAAGAAAGTATCGAACATCCGTGACCTGCTGCCGATCCTGGAACAAGTCGCCAAGTCCGGCCGTCCACTGCTGATCATTGCAGAAGACGTCGAAGGCGAAGCACTGGCTACCCTGGTTGTGAACAACATCCGCGGCATCCTGAAGACTGCAGCTGTCAAGGCGCCAGGCTTCGGCGACCGTCGTAAAGCCATGCTGGAAGACATCGCTATCCTGACCGGTGGTCAAGTGATCGCTGAAGAAGTCGGCCTGACTCTGGAAAAAGCCACTCTGGCTGAACTGGGCCAAGCCAAGCGTATCGAAATCAGCAAGGAAAACACCACCATCATCGACGGTGCCGGCGAAGCCATCACTATCGAAGCACGCGTCAAGCAAATCCGTGCGCAGATCGAAGAAGCGACTTCGGACTACGACCGTGAAAAACTGCAAGAACGCGTTGCCAAGCTGGCCGGCGGCGTTGCGCTGATCCGCGTTGGTGCTGCAACTGAAGTTGAAATGAAAGAAAAGAAAGCACGCGTTGAAGATGCTCTGCACGCTACTCGTGCAGCAGTGGAAGAAGGCGTTGTGCCAGGCGGCGGCGTTGCATTCCTGCGCGCACGTGCCAACGTCAAGGACCTGAAAGGCGACAACGCCGACCAGGAAGCCGGCATCAAGATCGTGCTGCGCGCGATCGAAGAGCCACTGCGTCAAATCGTATTCAACGCTGGCGACGAGCCATCGGTTGTGATCAACGCGGTATTGGCTGGCAAGGGCAACTACGGTTACAACGCTGCCAACGGCACCTACGGCGACCTGGTTGAACTGGGCGTTCTGGATCCAGCCAAGGTTACCCGTTCGGCATTGCAAAACGCCGCTTCGGTTGCCGGTCTGATCCTGACTACCGACGCAATGATCGCTGAACTGCCAGAAGACAAGTCGGCTGGCGGCATGCCAGGCGGTATGGGCGGCATGGGCGGCATGGGCGGTATGGACGGCATGATGTAA
- a CDS encoding methionine ABC transporter ATP-binding protein, producing MIEIKAVTQRFNGARGPVDAVRNVNLTIRKGEIFGIIGRSGAGKSTLVRTLNLLNRPTSGNIIVDGKDMTALNAEQLRTARREIGMIFQHFNLLSSRTVYDNIALPLELAGLSKSAIAEKVTPLLELVGLTALKDSYPAQISGGQKQRVGIARALANEPKVLLSDEATSALDPETTRSILELLRKINRELGLTIVLITHQMEVIKMICDRMAVMESGEVIEQGEVLELFRSPKHEVTRALIGDVIAQELPQGVLQRLRARLAQSDAGSGTDHLFRFAFTGSGVDQPLLSEAVRKFDLDFNILHGQIDEIQGQAFGSLAILANGTSENIQAAMAYLTAQGVTVEELNHVI from the coding sequence ATGATAGAAATCAAAGCAGTTACCCAGCGTTTCAATGGCGCACGCGGCCCGGTTGATGCAGTCCGCAACGTCAACCTGACGATACGCAAGGGCGAAATCTTCGGCATCATCGGCCGCAGCGGCGCCGGCAAGAGCACGCTAGTGCGTACCCTCAACCTGTTGAACCGCCCTACTTCCGGCAACATCATCGTCGACGGCAAGGACATGACAGCGCTGAACGCCGAGCAGCTGCGTACAGCGCGGCGCGAAATCGGCATGATTTTCCAGCACTTCAACCTGCTGTCGTCGCGCACTGTGTACGACAACATCGCGCTGCCGCTGGAACTGGCGGGTTTGTCGAAAAGCGCTATCGCAGAAAAAGTCACGCCGCTGCTGGAACTGGTCGGCTTGACGGCGCTGAAGGACAGCTATCCGGCGCAAATCAGCGGCGGCCAGAAACAACGCGTCGGCATCGCCCGGGCCTTGGCCAATGAGCCGAAAGTATTGCTGTCCGATGAAGCGACCTCGGCTCTCGATCCCGAAACCACGCGTTCGATCCTGGAACTGCTGCGCAAGATCAATCGTGAACTGGGCCTGACCATCGTCCTGATCACGCACCAGATGGAAGTAATCAAGATGATCTGCGACCGTATGGCGGTCATGGAAAGCGGCGAAGTCATCGAACAAGGCGAAGTACTGGAATTGTTCCGCTCGCCCAAGCACGAAGTAACGCGCGCCCTGATCGGCGACGTGATTGCCCAGGAACTGCCGCAAGGCGTACTGCAGCGACTGCGCGCACGGTTGGCCCAAAGCGATGCAGGCAGCGGCACCGACCATCTGTTCCGCTTTGCTTTTACCGGCTCCGGCGTGGATCAGCCTTTGCTATCGGAAGCAGTGCGCAAGTTCGATCTGGACTTCAACATCCTGCATGGCCAGATCGATGAAATACAGGGACAGGCTTTTGGTTCGCTGGCGATTCTCGCCAACGGCACCAGTGAAAACATCCAGGCCGCCATGGCTTACCTGACGGCCCAGGGCGTCACTGTAGAGGAACTGAACCATGTCATCTGA